One genomic window of Streptomyces spiramyceticus includes the following:
- a CDS encoding S8 family peptidase, whose amino-acid sequence MAIHKRSSRLKLTAAITAVAAAAGVTVLNSSFAGASPAPAQGIVYGADAKGAVAGSYIVMLDEKADKQDLAKEYGGKLQRNYNSAINGFSASGLSETEAKRLAADPAVAKVVQNKKFTINATQDNPPSWGIDRIDQADTAGDSKYTYPDSAGEGVTAYVIDTGVRITHKDFEGRAAHGFDAVDNDDSADDGNGHGTHVAGTIAGAAHGVAKKAKIVAVRVLDDQGSGTTEGVVAGIDWVTKNHQGPSVANMSLGGGADEALDEAVRKSIAAGVTYGVAAGNESSDAGQGSPSRVKEAITVASSTKDDQQSDFSNFGAVVDIYAPGSDITSSWNDSDEGTKTISGTSMATPHVVGAAAVYLAGHKDATPDAVAKALTDGATPDKISNPSEGTANKLLKVVE is encoded by the coding sequence ATGGCAATTCACAAGCGTTCCAGCCGACTGAAGCTCACCGCGGCGATAACGGCCGTAGCGGCCGCAGCGGGTGTGACCGTACTCAACTCGTCCTTCGCAGGCGCCTCTCCGGCCCCCGCCCAGGGCATCGTGTACGGAGCCGACGCCAAGGGCGCCGTCGCAGGCAGCTACATCGTGATGCTGGACGAGAAGGCCGACAAGCAGGACCTGGCCAAGGAGTACGGCGGCAAGCTCCAGCGCAACTACAACTCCGCCATCAACGGCTTCTCGGCCAGCGGCCTTTCGGAGACCGAGGCCAAGCGCCTCGCCGCCGACCCGGCCGTCGCCAAGGTCGTCCAGAACAAGAAGTTCACGATCAACGCCACGCAGGACAACCCGCCCTCCTGGGGCATCGACCGTATCGACCAGGCCGACACTGCGGGCGACAGCAAGTACACGTACCCGGACAGCGCGGGCGAGGGCGTCACGGCGTACGTCATCGACACCGGTGTCCGCATCACGCACAAGGACTTCGAGGGCCGCGCGGCCCACGGCTTCGACGCCGTGGACAACGACGACTCCGCCGACGACGGCAACGGCCACGGCACGCACGTGGCCGGCACCATCGCCGGCGCCGCGCACGGTGTCGCCAAGAAGGCGAAGATCGTCGCGGTCCGCGTCCTGGACGACCAGGGTTCGGGCACCACCGAGGGCGTCGTCGCCGGCATCGACTGGGTCACCAAGAACCACCAGGGCCCGTCTGTCGCCAACATGAGCCTCGGCGGCGGCGCCGACGAGGCCCTCGACGAGGCCGTACGCAAGTCCATCGCCGCCGGTGTCACCTACGGTGTCGCCGCGGGCAACGAGTCCAGCGACGCCGGCCAGGGCTCACCCTCCCGCGTCAAGGAGGCCATCACGGTCGCCTCCAGCACCAAGGACGACCAGCAGTCCGACTTCTCCAACTTCGGTGCGGTCGTGGACATCTACGCGCCGGGCTCGGACATCACCTCCTCGTGGAACGACAGCGACGAGGGCACGAAGACCATCTCCGGTACGTCCATGGCGACCCCGCACGTCGTGGGTGCCGCCGCGGTCTACCTGGCGGGCCACAAGGACGCCACTCCGGATGCCGTTGCCAAGGC
- a CDS encoding DUF6528 family protein, translated as MDRRTLLRGAVAGAVGAAAVPATAQAAAHATAQAAPANYRVALTDQKTNRFLVFERNQSWTDANLKWSFDPGGASGWNDPFEIRFRQTQRYGTIALMTAGVPGNGRAGIVRVTGNGSRLTRSDLLWETSVSSYPHSVERVPGAGAVVVAGTRDRLHVYGVSSSNVGTLKLVQTITDMPKPHAVLWDDENKLLWVTGGKVIRTYRVSGSMRDVRLRKSGADIAISGNGHDIQPDYANPGKLTVTDSHHVYAVDKRARTATSFSGADYVKSYVRHPSGEAMWTLDPTPADAPYGGPTVHFSGGATKTRAGAQIYKARIVTTRFQ; from the coding sequence ATGGACAGGCGAACGCTGTTACGTGGAGCGGTGGCGGGCGCGGTGGGCGCGGCGGCTGTGCCGGCCACCGCCCAGGCTGCTGCACATGCCACCGCACAGGCCGCGCCCGCGAACTACCGGGTGGCACTCACCGACCAGAAGACCAATCGCTTCCTGGTCTTCGAGCGCAACCAGAGCTGGACCGACGCGAATCTCAAGTGGAGCTTCGATCCGGGCGGCGCGTCCGGCTGGAACGACCCGTTCGAGATACGTTTCCGCCAGACTCAGCGGTACGGAACGATCGCGCTGATGACGGCGGGCGTGCCCGGCAACGGCCGGGCCGGCATCGTCCGGGTGACAGGCAACGGCAGCCGTCTCACCCGGTCCGACCTGCTGTGGGAGACCAGCGTCTCCAGCTATCCGCATTCCGTCGAGCGGGTTCCGGGCGCGGGCGCCGTGGTGGTCGCGGGCACCCGCGACCGGCTGCATGTATACGGCGTGAGCAGCAGCAACGTCGGCACGCTGAAGCTGGTCCAGACGATCACGGACATGCCCAAGCCGCACGCCGTGCTCTGGGACGACGAGAACAAGCTGCTGTGGGTGACCGGCGGCAAGGTGATCCGTACGTACAGGGTCAGCGGTTCGATGCGCGACGTCCGGCTGCGCAAGTCGGGCGCGGACATCGCCATCTCGGGCAACGGGCACGACATCCAGCCCGACTATGCGAATCCGGGCAAGCTCACTGTCACCGACAGCCACCACGTCTATGCGGTGGACAAGCGGGCCCGCACGGCGACGTCGTTCTCCGGGGCGGACTACGTCAAGTCGTACGTCCGCCATCCTTCGGGCGAGGCGATGTGGACGCTGGACCCGACGCCGGCGGACGCCCCGTACGGTGGCCCGACCGTGCATTTCTCCGGTGGGGCCACCAAGACGCGGGCGGGTGCGCAGATCTACAAGGCGCGGATCGTGACGACCCGGTTCCAATGA